In a single window of the Trichoderma breve strain T069 chromosome 6, whole genome shotgun sequence genome:
- a CDS encoding lysine methyltransferase domain-containing protein: MATLTARISLKGDEPDGPEDYLSTSLGVIFPDDIVNQHGDAEHSLLYASPKLPKTLLIELADPEGETDRRLFSHYLWNASLLLAELIERDSLDEEEEEKQDRGLGGDISFDTRGLNTLELGAGTALPSIMAGLLGAAGVVVTDYPAPAVMKTLRENVARNIKPDLAPVGKSSLVTTSILVEGHEWGVFDSSSAFPSSHAHLSDRLFVADCLWMPWQHENLRRSIGYFLKKTAEARAWVVAGFHTGRAKMAPFFDAKALREEGGVEVERMWERDCDGVEREWDSEREDDITERKRWLVVCVLKRCEGMVDA; the protein is encoded by the coding sequence ATGGCAACGCTCACCGCCCGCATCAGCCTCAAAGGCGACGAGCCCGACGGCCCGGAAGACTACCTCTCCACATCCCTCGGCGTCATCTTCCCCGACGACATCGTCAACCAGCACGGCGATGCAGAACACTCCCTCCTCTACGCCTCGCCAAAGCTCCCCAAGACACTTCTCATAGAACTCGCTGACCCAGAGGGCGAGACCGACAGGCGTCTGTTTAGTCATTACTTGTGGAACGCAtcgttgctgctggcagAGCTCATCGAGAGGGACTCcttggacgaggaggaggaggagaagcaggatAGGGGTCTCGGGGGAGACATTAGTTTTGACACGAGAGGTTTGAACACGCTCGAGCTGGGGGCCGGCACGGCGCTGCCAAGCATCATGGCCGGCCTGCTCGGCGCCGCGGGCGTCGTCGTGACGGACTATCCCGCCCCGGCCGTCATGAAGACGCTCCGCGAAAACGTCGCCCGCAACATCAAGCCCGATCTCGCTCCCGTAGGCAAATCTTCCCTCGTCACAAcctccatcctcgtcgagGGCCACGAATGGGGCGTCTTTGACTCCTCCTCAGCGTTCCCTTCCTCTCACGCTCATCTTTCAGATCGGCTCTTCGTCGCAGACTGTCTCTGGATGCCCTGGCAGCACGAGAACCTCCGCCGGTCCATCGGGTACTTCCtcaagaagacggcagaGGCACGAGCATGGGTCGTTGCGGGCTTTCACACGGGGAGGGCCAAAATGGCGCCCTTTTTTGATGCGAAGGCGCTGCGCGAGGAGGGTGGCGTGGAGGTGGAGAGGATGTGGGAGAGGGATTGCGATGGCGTGGAGAGGGAGTGGGATAGCGAGCGTGAAGATGACATTacggagaggaagaggtggcTTGTGGTTTGCGTGTTGAAGAGGTGCGAGGGGATGGTGGATGCGTGA